One Chitinophaga sp. H8 DNA window includes the following coding sequences:
- the ccoS gene encoding cbb3-type cytochrome oxidase assembly protein CcoS, whose amino-acid sequence MNVIIILLGASLAVALFFLLAFMWSVKNGQFEDDFSPAHRILFEDKKERSNETAETSNYLTKQ is encoded by the coding sequence ATGAACGTCATCATCATTTTACTCGGAGCCAGTCTTGCCGTAGCGCTCTTTTTCCTGCTGGCATTTATGTGGTCTGTAAAGAACGGGCAGTTTGAAGATGATTTTTCTCCCGCCCATCGTATCCTCTTTGAAGATAAAAAGGAACGTAGCAATGAAACCGCTGAAACATCCAACTATTTAACGAAACAATAA
- a CDS encoding cupin domain-containing protein, with product MKALNVLLTNNEEKIKHWPLQKTPGFEASLIVMQQGHQIPPHTSKTDAMILVLDGKIAFMLNEEITILEKGDVFNFKALEVHALQALETARFVLIK from the coding sequence ATGAAAGCCTTGAATGTATTACTTACCAATAATGAAGAAAAAATAAAACACTGGCCACTCCAGAAAACACCGGGATTTGAGGCTAGCCTCATTGTAATGCAGCAAGGCCACCAGATCCCTCCGCATACCTCGAAAACAGATGCGATGATACTGGTACTGGACGGTAAGATCGCTTTTATGCTCAATGAAGAAATCACCATCCTCGAAAAAGGAGATGTATTCAATTTCAAAGCGCTGGAAGTCCATGCTTTACAAGCACTCGAAACAGCCCGTTTTGTATTAATCAAATAA
- a CDS encoding pseudouridine synthase, whose translation MALKYYVIYKPYEVLTRFSREGDKAVLADYFKVPPDVYPVGRLDYDSEGLLILTNDKSFNHRLLSPQFAHEREYWVQVDGAVTDQAIQQLQQGVEITVDGKKHKTRRCVAAIFPEDPLLPPRTPPIRFRKSIPAPWIRLILREGKNRQVRKMTAAVGFPTLRLVRYRIGKITIDGLQPGDMREMTQAEIYGKVFE comes from the coding sequence GTGGCATTAAAATATTATGTAATTTATAAACCATATGAAGTACTGACAAGGTTTAGCCGTGAAGGGGATAAAGCGGTGCTGGCCGACTATTTTAAGGTGCCACCAGATGTTTATCCTGTAGGCCGGCTGGACTATGACAGTGAAGGGCTGTTGATCCTGACAAATGACAAATCCTTTAATCACCGTCTGTTATCCCCGCAATTTGCGCATGAAAGGGAATATTGGGTACAGGTAGATGGCGCGGTAACCGATCAGGCCATCCAGCAGCTGCAGCAAGGTGTGGAAATAACCGTAGATGGTAAAAAGCACAAAACCCGGCGCTGTGTGGCAGCAATCTTCCCCGAAGACCCCCTTTTGCCACCACGTACCCCTCCTATCCGGTTCAGAAAAAGTATTCCTGCCCCGTGGATACGGCTGATACTCCGGGAAGGCAAAAACCGTCAGGTGCGGAAAATGACCGCTGCAGTTGGATTTCCTACATTAAGACTGGTACGCTACCGCATCGGCAAAATCACGATAGATGGCCTTCAACCCGGCGATATGAGAGAGATGACACAGGCGGAGATATATGGGAAGGTGTTTGAATGA
- a CDS encoding Crp/Fnr family transcriptional regulator has translation MSTPLHNIGCQQCKDRFSSIFCKAENDNLEQIDAAKVCSVYKKGQVIFHEGAHPFGVYCINSGKIKLSHSGDDGREQIVRLVKAGDIMGYKALLSAERYTATAVALEDSSICFIPKDLFMSILQKDAGLSFEMMRILSSELRKAELKITHLAQKPVRERLAETLLFIKETYGLEADGSTLNVRLSREEIANLVGTATESAIRLLSEFKKDNMIELDGKKIRLLDLPEIIKTANLQD, from the coding sequence ATGAGTACACCACTTCATAACATCGGATGCCAGCAATGTAAAGACAGGTTTTCCTCCATCTTCTGCAAAGCTGAGAACGACAATCTGGAACAGATTGACGCGGCCAAAGTATGCTCTGTTTATAAAAAAGGACAGGTCATCTTCCATGAAGGGGCACATCCTTTTGGGGTGTACTGTATTAATTCAGGTAAAATAAAGCTCTCCCACAGCGGGGATGATGGCCGTGAACAAATCGTTCGCCTGGTAAAAGCCGGTGATATCATGGGGTATAAAGCCCTGCTGAGCGCCGAAAGGTACACCGCCACAGCGGTGGCACTGGAAGATTCTTCTATCTGCTTCATTCCGAAAGACTTGTTTATGAGCATCTTACAAAAAGATGCCGGCCTGTCTTTTGAAATGATGCGTATCCTTTCCAGTGAATTACGTAAAGCCGAACTCAAAATTACCCACCTGGCCCAAAAACCGGTCCGGGAACGCCTGGCAGAAACACTGCTTTTCATTAAAGAAACCTATGGCCTCGAAGCTGATGGCTCTACACTCAACGTACGCCTCTCCCGCGAAGAAATCGCCAACCTGGTAGGGACTGCCACTGAATCCGCTATCCGCCTGCTATCCGAATTTAAAAAGGATAACATGATCGAACTGGATGGCAAGAAAATCCGCCTCCTCGACCTCCCCGAAATCATTAAAACCGCTAATCTGCAAGACTGA
- a CDS encoding heavy metal translocating P-type ATPase, whose translation MDIQETTRTNTTCYHCGEDCDSQDIAIQDKIFCCEGCKVVFEILNQYDLCEYYQLNDKPGINQRIKVRQDKFAFLDDEKITQQLIQFRDEAHTHVTFYLPHIHCSSCLWLLENLHRLDPGVQRVSVNFARKEARIIFLQNKTSLRKVVEVLTAIGYEPYISLQDLQHKKPPVKRKLIYQLGVAGFCFGNIMLLSFPEYFSGKGHIDETMSRMFRYMNLVLSLPVFFFSAQVFFKSAWSGLKHKFLNIDVPIVLAIVVTFVRSVSDVLMGTGAGYFDSMTGIVFFMLIGRILQDKTYQGLSFDRDYTSYFPIAISVISEGKEVPTALPDIKTNDTLLIHNSELIPADGILIKGKALIDYSFVTGESLPVTKEIGEIIYAGGRQLEGNIEILTIKEVAQSYLTSLWNRDELKQEGEKHVSFVHLLGRNFTWLVLTIAAITATWWYFHDPAKIWPSVTAILIIACPCALLLAASFTNGHILRILSRHHLYLRNAQAIENLAAVDHIVFDKTGTLTSKTGSEVTYYGLPLTPYLETLVSSLATHSSHPLSKAVQQYCGKPTPHTVGDFKEFPGKGICGWVDGKFLRLGSAVFTGAGDNLVANGSKVFLTIDEELAGHFAIRSGYRTGIRQLLHQLKDQYTLTVLSGDNANEATSLRKIMGTNAVLRFEQQPQDKLEYILSLQTNGAKVLMIGDGLNDAGALKQSDIGISLTEDSNNFTPASDGILEARQLPLLQHYISLCQANKRIILISFVMSLLYNITGLFFAVQGLLSPLLAAILMPASSISIVLITYLLSEGAGKKLYSKSRQLLPDKNHVPG comes from the coding sequence ATGGACATACAAGAAACCACCAGGACAAATACCACCTGCTATCATTGCGGGGAAGATTGCGACAGCCAGGACATCGCCATACAGGATAAAATATTCTGCTGCGAAGGCTGCAAAGTAGTATTTGAGATCTTAAATCAGTACGACCTTTGCGAATACTACCAGCTGAATGATAAACCCGGTATTAACCAGCGTATCAAAGTACGCCAGGATAAATTTGCTTTCCTGGATGATGAAAAAATAACACAACAACTCATCCAGTTCAGAGATGAAGCACATACCCATGTTACCTTCTACCTGCCACATATCCATTGCAGCTCCTGCCTCTGGCTGCTGGAAAATCTCCATCGCCTGGATCCGGGCGTACAACGGGTAAGCGTAAACTTTGCCCGCAAAGAGGCCCGTATTATTTTCCTGCAAAATAAAACGTCCCTCCGCAAAGTGGTGGAAGTGCTTACCGCCATCGGCTACGAACCTTATATTAGCCTGCAGGACCTGCAACATAAAAAACCACCGGTAAAACGTAAACTCATCTACCAGCTTGGGGTAGCAGGATTCTGTTTCGGTAACATTATGTTGCTCAGCTTCCCGGAATATTTCTCCGGCAAAGGACATATTGATGAAACCATGAGCCGCATGTTCCGGTATATGAACCTGGTACTGTCACTGCCGGTATTTTTCTTTAGTGCACAGGTGTTTTTTAAATCAGCCTGGAGCGGGCTTAAACATAAATTCCTCAATATCGACGTGCCTATTGTACTGGCCATTGTAGTCACCTTTGTACGCAGTGTAAGTGATGTGCTGATGGGTACCGGTGCCGGATATTTCGACTCAATGACGGGTATCGTATTCTTTATGCTGATAGGACGCATATTGCAGGACAAAACTTATCAGGGACTGTCGTTCGACCGGGATTATACGTCCTATTTCCCTATAGCTATCAGCGTGATCAGCGAAGGTAAAGAAGTGCCTACCGCACTTCCCGACATCAAAACAAATGATACCTTACTGATCCATAATAGTGAACTGATCCCGGCGGACGGCATCCTTATAAAAGGAAAGGCCCTGATAGACTATAGCTTCGTAACCGGTGAATCCCTCCCCGTCACCAAAGAAATCGGGGAGATCATTTATGCCGGTGGCCGCCAGCTGGAAGGAAATATAGAAATCCTCACCATCAAGGAAGTGGCCCAGAGTTATCTGACCAGCTTATGGAACAGGGATGAGCTGAAACAGGAAGGCGAAAAACATGTATCCTTTGTTCATTTGCTGGGACGCAATTTTACCTGGCTGGTATTGACAATTGCAGCTATTACGGCCACCTGGTGGTACTTCCATGATCCTGCTAAGATATGGCCATCCGTTACGGCTATATTAATCATTGCCTGCCCCTGCGCACTACTGCTGGCAGCGTCCTTTACCAATGGTCATATCCTGCGCATCCTCAGCCGTCACCACCTGTACCTGCGTAATGCACAGGCTATCGAAAATCTTGCCGCGGTGGATCACATTGTATTCGATAAAACCGGTACCCTCACCAGCAAAACCGGATCGGAAGTTACTTACTACGGACTGCCCCTCACACCTTACCTGGAAACACTGGTTTCCAGCCTGGCTACCCATTCTTCCCACCCGCTGAGCAAAGCAGTACAGCAATATTGCGGAAAACCCACACCACATACAGTAGGGGATTTTAAAGAGTTCCCCGGAAAAGGTATCTGCGGATGGGTAGATGGGAAGTTCCTCCGTTTAGGCAGTGCCGTATTTACCGGTGCCGGGGATAACCTCGTCGCAAATGGGAGCAAAGTATTCCTGACCATTGATGAAGAACTGGCCGGACACTTTGCTATCCGCAGTGGTTACCGTACCGGTATCCGCCAGTTATTACACCAGTTGAAAGATCAGTACACCCTGACGGTACTTTCCGGGGATAACGCCAATGAAGCCACCAGCCTGCGTAAAATAATGGGTACCAATGCTGTCCTGCGCTTTGAACAGCAGCCACAGGATAAACTGGAATACATCCTCTCCCTGCAAACTAACGGGGCTAAAGTGCTCATGATAGGAGATGGGCTTAATGATGCGGGTGCCCTCAAACAAAGCGATATCGGGATCTCCCTCACGGAAGACAGCAACAACTTTACACCGGCCAGTGACGGCATTCTGGAAGCAAGGCAGCTGCCACTGCTGCAACATTATATCTCCTTATGCCAGGCTAATAAACGGATCATACTGATCAGCTTTGTGATGTCTTTGCTGTATAATATCACCGGATTGTTCTTTGCCGTACAGGGATTATTATCCCCGCTGCTGGCAGCTATTCTAATGCCTGCAAGCTCTATCAGTATTGTACTGATTACTTATTTGCTCAGTGAAGGAGCGGGTAAAAAACTCTATAGTAAATCCCGCCAGTTATTACCTGATAAAAATCATGTTCCGGGTTGA
- the ccoN gene encoding cytochrome-c oxidase, cbb3-type subunit I: MSLEKFSYDNQPVKWFAYATMFWGMVGMLAGLWAALVLVIPELNLGYAATTFGRIRPVHTNAVIFAFVGNGIFMGVYYSLQRLCKARMFSDLLSKIHFWGWQAIIAGGAITLLLGYTTGKEYAELEWPFDIAITLIWLVFGANMLGTILRRREAHLYVAIWFYIGTWVAIAMLHIINSFEMPLSLFKSYSWYAGVQDALVQWWYGHNAVAFFLTTPYLGLMYYFVPKAANRPVYSYRWSIIHFWALIFIYIWAGPHHLLYTALPEWAQSLGTVFSIMLIAPSWGGMLNGLLTLRGAWDRVREDAILKFFVVALTCYGMSTFEGPMLSLKNVNAISHYTDWTIAHVHVGALGWNGFLTFGILYWLIPRLFNTQLYSRKWANNHFWIGTLGIIFYVIPLYWAAFTQSMMWKQFTEEGTLKFQFLETVTTIVPMYALRALGGLLYLSGTILMVVNIVKTIKRGAFVANEAAEAAPLPKEIVTHGKTHWHNWIERRPIQLLVFSLIAVGIGGLLEMVPTFLIRSNIPTISSVKPYTPLELHGRDIYVREGCYTCHSQMIRPFRDEVARYGEYSKAGEFVYDHPFQWGSKRTGPDLARVGGKYPDSWHYNHMLDPTSMSPGSIMPAYPWLMDDRIDKGKTPAMINVMRKLGVPYAKGYEKEAIADMNKQAKEIAENLKKDKIEVLPDREIVALIAYLQRMGKDIKAAPKGEVVR, translated from the coding sequence ATGTCACTTGAGAAATTTTCGTACGACAACCAGCCTGTAAAATGGTTTGCTTATGCTACCATGTTCTGGGGAATGGTAGGCATGCTCGCGGGCCTCTGGGCAGCGCTGGTACTGGTCATACCTGAACTCAACCTCGGCTATGCCGCTACTACCTTTGGCAGGATAAGACCTGTTCATACCAATGCCGTCATCTTCGCCTTCGTAGGTAACGGTATTTTCATGGGGGTGTACTACTCCCTCCAACGGCTCTGTAAAGCCCGCATGTTCAGCGATCTGCTGAGCAAAATACACTTCTGGGGATGGCAGGCCATTATTGCCGGTGGTGCTATTACTTTATTACTGGGGTACACTACCGGTAAAGAATATGCGGAGCTGGAATGGCCTTTTGACATAGCTATTACCTTAATCTGGCTGGTATTTGGTGCCAACATGCTCGGTACTATCTTGCGCCGCCGGGAAGCCCACCTCTATGTAGCCATCTGGTTCTATATCGGTACCTGGGTGGCTATCGCCATGCTGCACATCATCAACTCTTTTGAAATGCCTTTATCGCTCTTCAAAAGCTACTCCTGGTATGCAGGGGTACAGGATGCGCTGGTACAATGGTGGTATGGACATAATGCGGTGGCATTCTTCCTTACTACGCCTTACCTGGGGCTGATGTATTACTTTGTTCCCAAAGCGGCCAACCGCCCGGTATATTCCTACCGCTGGTCTATCATCCACTTCTGGGCACTGATCTTCATTTATATCTGGGCTGGTCCTCACCACTTATTATATACTGCCTTACCGGAGTGGGCACAATCTTTAGGTACAGTATTCTCCATTATGCTGATTGCGCCTTCCTGGGGTGGTATGCTCAATGGGTTACTGACCCTGCGTGGTGCCTGGGATAGAGTGCGGGAGGATGCTATCCTGAAATTCTTTGTGGTAGCGCTTACCTGCTATGGTATGTCTACGTTTGAAGGACCTATGCTCTCATTGAAGAATGTAAATGCAATCAGTCACTATACCGACTGGACCATCGCACACGTACACGTGGGGGCGCTGGGATGGAACGGATTCCTCACTTTCGGTATCCTCTACTGGCTGATCCCACGCTTGTTCAATACACAACTGTATTCCCGCAAATGGGCTAATAACCACTTCTGGATAGGTACCCTGGGTATCATATTTTATGTGATTCCACTGTATTGGGCGGCCTTTACCCAAAGTATGATGTGGAAACAATTTACAGAAGAAGGTACCTTAAAATTCCAGTTCCTGGAAACAGTGACCACCATTGTACCGATGTATGCATTGCGCGCACTGGGTGGATTACTGTACCTCTCCGGTACTATCCTGATGGTGGTAAACATTGTTAAAACCATCAAACGGGGAGCATTTGTTGCCAATGAAGCCGCTGAAGCAGCACCGCTGCCAAAAGAAATTGTTACACATGGTAAAACACACTGGCACAACTGGATCGAACGCCGTCCTATCCAACTGCTGGTATTCAGCTTGATCGCAGTAGGTATTGGTGGCTTGCTGGAAATGGTGCCCACCTTCTTAATACGCAGTAACATCCCAACCATCAGCAGTGTAAAACCATACACTCCATTAGAACTGCATGGCCGTGATATCTATGTAAGAGAAGGTTGTTACACCTGTCACTCTCAGATGATCCGTCCTTTCCGTGATGAGGTGGCCCGTTATGGCGAATACTCCAAAGCTGGTGAATTTGTATACGATCATCCGTTCCAGTGGGGGTCTAAACGTACCGGTCCGGACCTGGCCCGCGTAGGTGGTAAATACCCTGACTCCTGGCACTATAACCACATGCTGGATCCTACTTCTATGTCGCCCGGCTCTATCATGCCCGCTTATCCCTGGCTGATGGACGACCGTATAGACAAAGGAAAAACCCCAGCTATGATCAACGTGATGCGTAAACTGGGTGTGCCTTATGCTAAAGGATATGAAAAAGAAGCCATCGCAGACATGAACAAACAGGCAAAAGAAATCGCAGAGAACCTGAAAAAAGATAAGATAGAAGTGCTGCCCGACCGCGAAATCGTTGCCCTGATTGCTTACCTGCAAAGAATGGGGAAAGATATTAAAGCCGCTCCGAAAGGGGAGGTGGTAAGATAA